The Cyclopterus lumpus isolate fCycLum1 chromosome 1, fCycLum1.pri, whole genome shotgun sequence sequence gtctctctcggtacacatctcctcctccttctttagCTTCTGTTTCTCATCTCTGTCTCCAGGAATGCCGGGCTTTGAGGAATTCGTGTGCACAGACGGTGTTGACTGTGTGACCGACAGCAGCCCTCTGTACGGACTCGACTGTGAAATGGTGAGCGGATGCTCTcggttacattacattacattacattacattacattacatgtcatttagctgacgcttttatccaaagcgacttacaataagtgcattaaaccatgagtccaaactcagaacaacaagaatcaagcaagtacaatttcttcaataacgttaaactacaaagtactatcagtaagagacatttaagtgctactaaagtgctactacggctctaccttccctattcaaggtatagttgaaaaagatgtgtttttagttggtgacggaaggtgtagagactttctgcggtcctgatgtcaatggggagctcgttccaccaatgaggagccagcacagcaaacagtcgtgactttgtagaTTATATTCTCCATTCACACTTTCCGTTGTAGAATAcagtttttaatcttttttattttgatgtgctAGTTTCAATACCTTTCTGTCAGGCCATAATGTACAATGCTGTACTATAAATATGTTGGAATTATTGTGAATTATCCACCGAAACAGACAAcctgtagtggccatttgtaaataaataaataaatccaaaacaaacatgaatcaaattgccactgaagCACcgtgggtttgtggtttacgcagccaaaagaaaacattgttcaTTCAGGATTCcttttttctgataatttatttaaacaaaaacaaaacaagcaaaagaacaaagaaactCCTCAAGCTGCCTGcactggtaaaaaaacaaacccacaggcctacccaggtgcatgctggtcctgtacctgcctacgcCTACATATAAACCCCAAGTGCCGACAGTGctacccaattaacgaacaaatgaacaaccaaaagactaaatatatctggAGAACAACAAcgaagaattaaactaaactaaaaacaatcaaaagaaaagcttttctaatatatcaaaaacatttaacctaaataagcaaacaactagaataattaaacaatactacttgtgaataaaataactaaatactaatatcaaataaatagctcctAAACAAACCggttgtcctttttttaaattttttataatGCATATTTATGCCACCACGGTCcgttttaaatataatttcacaGAATGCACTTCTGTTCcacttgttttaaaacaaactcgTGACttaactgttttattatttttcttgtatCGTCTCTGTTTATTCAGCATTTCTCTGCGTCTCGTAATGTGGATCTTCCCTTGAGGGCGACATGTTGCTCTGAGTTTGTGTTCGTGTTGTGCTTCAGTGTCTCACAGAGAAAGGATACGAGTTGACTCGCGTCTCTCTGGTGGACAGTGACGGGAAGTGTTTGCTGGACCAACTGGTGAAACCTCCGACCCGAATACTCAACTACCTCAccaagtatatacacacacacacacacacacacacacacacacacacacatatacacactgttgttgttattttttttaaaaaccaccaTCAATCACTGTGCTTGCTGCTGGGTGCGCTCCGATAGGTTCTCGGGTATAACCAGAAAGATGTTGCGACCGATCACGACGACCCTGCGTGATGTTCAAGTGAAGGTCGTTGAGTTGTTGCCGAGCGACGCCGTTCTGGTGGGACACTCGCTGGATAACGACCTCGCGGCTCTGAAAGTGAGTTAATactgacattttcatttccgCTTGCATCAATGGAATTAtcgttgtttgtgttgtttgtttgtttgtgtgagtgcgtCGTGAATCTGAGGGCAGCGTTTGTACACGTCTGCagatagaagtgtgtgtgttcagctctCATCACTTTATCTTAACTCATAAATGTGATATATTGTATTTTCCGACCATTTTGACTTTTGacttaaaagaaatatttttttttttctttgctcatattaatattttctttagTTGTGTTTAATTCATAGTTGTCAGAACAATTTTCAGGGggtttaatattaaaaaaaataatttaaaaaaaagctaaaaacgTCAGTATTCCATGCCATCGTCTTATAGAAGTAGTCACATTCAGATAtatgatgcattttattttggagagtcTCTCGTCAAAAGCAgacgatatatatatactttctaTAAAGAGTTCAAAGTTCTGACctgtattgtgtttgttttccggCCTGCAGCTGATCCACCAGCATGTGATCGACACCTCGCTGCTGTACAGGAGAGAATTCGGACGGTTTAAACTGAAGGTCCTGGCAGAGAGCGTGTTGCagtaagttgtgtgtgtgtgtgtgtgtgtatgtgtgtgtgtgtgtccccctctctctctctcgctctcccacCCACCAGGGTTTATAATGACATTTTCCTATTGTGTCCCAGGAAGCAAATACAAACTGAAGAGATGACGGGTCATAATCCCATTGAGGATGCTGTAGCCGCCCTGGAGCTGGCTCAGTATTTTATCAAAATGGGACCTCGTCAGgtaatacacacatacacacacacacacacacacacacacacacacacacatacacacacacactcaatgtcAAATCTTCTGTGTATGCTCACTCTCAGGTTGTAGAGCTTCATCTGGAGCTGTGGGGCTGCACGATAGTGGACGAGCCctctgaacctgaacctgaacctgaacctgaaccgaGCCTCAGGTACAAACCTTGTGACAGTCTGTAaacctctttgtcttcctcccaCCTGAACACAGTTACTCAGACCATGTCCACACTGAACTGAATCTATCTGACAGCCTACCGCTCTTTTAAACTCAGTCTTTTTTTCTACTCCAATGTCTTGGAGTCAATTGTCCTGCAGAATCATTTCACCAACAAAAGAAATGGTTCAGGATGTTGAACGCCTTCTTGAAAAAACTGAAATGAGACTTAAGGGAATAAAAATATCACACGTCTTTATTTCCTCGCGCAGGTTCGCGGACATCCTGCAGACTCTCGGCCGGTCGGTGGCCTTCTTCGGAAAGCGCTCGGACCTCCCCCTGGATCTGTCCAACCAGCAGTGGTACAACTCTGACAAGGAGGTGGGACACGACACGTTTTGACTCACTTTTACCCCATCAGACACGCTTTCTTGCCacaaaatatgattatttttgCACTTGTATTTTCATACAAGTTCTTATAAAAAGTTTGATGGTTAACCTGTTTGTTAGGCATTAGGATCCCCGTCTCTATTCGGTGGTGAAGATCCTCATCCTATTTGGTTTTGATGAAACATCTTGAGTGGCATTTCTGCCTAATTTACCAAAGAGAGGAAAGATAAATGAAGTTTTCTGCATTTgccctctttctttcccctctcacTCGCTCACTGCGAGTCCCATGTCTTTCTAACCGACCCCTCCTCTTATTCTTCACCTCCGTTCCTAAATCTCGCCCCCCCTCCAGGTGGTGGCCTCCTTCAGGAGACAGACCAAGTGTCCGTTCCTCTCGGTGGTCCAGATTTCTTCCCTCTCGGACCATCTGAGGAGGTGCCCGACTCCACCGGAGCACCAGAGGGTGAGGCTATCTGTTCGCGGCATGACGCGTTTTAACTTGTGCTTTCAACGCGCTGCTTAACGCGTCCGTCACTCCGTCCTGCAGGCGCCCGCGATCCTTCGGGATACGTGCGTCGTGTTCGCCGGGCCGTTCCCTGGTGATTTCTCCGAGAGGAATGTGAGGCGGCTGTTTCGCTGCTGCGGACCGGTTCGCAAGATCAAAATGTTGACCACAACTGTCAGGGTACATCTCCTACATTTACGATCTTTCTTCTTTACATGTAATTGACTGTTTTTTTAGTCATTTATTAATCGTACCTACCGAAATATGTTCTGACTACGTTTGGTCTCCAGGTTCATGCAGAGGTAGAGTTTGAGCTGCTGGAGGGAGCCGTGCTCGCTCTGAATGTGTTTAATGGACTTAATATACGGGGGCAGTCCATCaaggtaactcctcccccttttgTTCTTTTGCTTTCCGTCACTCattccttttactctgcagcTAAAGTGAATCCAAAAACGTCCTTTTCTAGGTGCAGAGGCCCGTTTACGAGTCGACGCTGGACCTGGATCTGACTCTCGAGGCTTTGCAGTGCGACCGTCTCAACACCAGCCGCCTCTACGTCACGTTAAGCCCCAGTGTGGCTAAAGGCGTGTCGGCCAATGGACACGAGGCGTACTGCAGAGTAAACGGCACCGGAGCGCCTCAACTGACCGAGGAGGCGATCAGAGAGACGTTTGGTCACTTTGGTTCGGTGGAGAGAGTCGTCCTGTCCGCCCAACACGCGCACATAAGTGAGTAGAAAGCACGGCGCTCGTCGTCCTGTCCGCTCAAAACGCAGCGTCTCTTAACGCGAGTGTCTCCGGGTGACAGAGTTCGAGAGCTCAGAGGCTCGACACGCGGCCCTCAGCGCCTCCGAGGCGCTCCTGAAGGACTACGTCGTCTGTCCATCCCTCACTCCGGCACACTTGACCTCGTGGGATGCCAGCGGCGGCGAGGAGAGGACCCACGCCGCGTACACCAGCTCTCAGGTGAAGACGGAGGGcgcagtggaaaaaaaaaaatctttcttttAATATCCATTTATTCCTTGAAGAAATACTTTGTCTGAAAGTTTATCCTGCTAAATGTTAATGATTGCATTCGAGCTATAAAGTGTGTATGTACAGAGTATTTAGGACGTTCCCGATTTGACCTTCCAGACCTGGACAGTTACGGGTTTATTGACTCCGTTATGTAATCCATGTAGGACCAGGAAATGGATCTCATGCTGAGGAAGTTGGACCGCCGCCTGTCGAAGCTCTTCGGATTCCTCCCAGAAGGCACCTTGTCCGTGGTCGTGCTGCTCGGAAGCACAAGGTGACgacagaaggaaaaagaaaagaaaaatcggCGACTCAAATTTGAATATTTCTAAAAACCTTCTCTTCCTCAGTGCTGATGGCCACCTTCCTGGTTTGTGCCTTATGGAGGTCAAGCAAGGCGAGGAGAATGATTAAACCTGCACTCGCCACATCCGCCAGACTAGAGTGGTTTTAGTGAGAGCCGAGTGCGCTGccttttttgtatatattaaagaaaaaaaacaaaaaaacaatacttgTAATATATCTTCCGGAAATAATCAGCATTACAAATTGAAGTCTTTGGTAACCAATGATTTTATCCGGTGAATGTGGGAACTCAAGAAAATCAAACCTCCAGAGAAGTCGGCAGATTTATGAAGGGACTGGATCCAAAGACGCAGCGTAGCAAACACCACGTTGACtgaatgtttaatttttttaaagtaaaacagaTTGAGCAGTATTTACCATACatcttatttacatttttttttttattgccattgAATCAGTTTGGATATCAAACCACGATTCAGAGCCAAGTGTTTCAAGTCACAGGTGTTACGAGAACGATTAGCCGTCGTTCAAGTGTACCAAGAACAGCAGGACCCTGAAACTAAAATGGAACTCAGCCATCACTCGTTTTAATTGTTGCGGCATGTCAAGCTTACGGTTCACGGAAGACGCAACCAGTTTGCcatcattaaatattaaaaaacacgAGTTTATGGTACAACAGGTTGCTCTGTTATGCAGTCATCATGTGTGGAGACGGTGCTTATATTGTATgagtattatatttaattaactGCTTTCATGGAGGTCCTGGCCATCTTTCTAAAATTAAATTAGCATTGAAAATGTGCCAATTTAAGTCTTACAGTGGAGgacataataatattaatgagtCATGTTTCTGGAAAAACCATAAACTAATGTCATATTTACGAATATAAAGTGTTACGAATGCCCGTCTATTCAACTGCCAACAGTTTGGAAACAGAAAACGTAGATACTAAGAAAaattctttaattttttttttcttcccctttccaAGGAAATAGTTTAAGTATTTTTACACCTTTTTGCATTAGAACACACTTTGACATTTGCAGGGTTGACACGTTACAAAACATTTAAcacgagaaaagaaaaaggggaaagaaCAATTCTGTACAAAAAGAACACAAGCGCCACCAATAACAAACATCACATCATTGATAAGCTTATACATGTCGGATAAAACAGaacttattttaaaatgaaaaaaaaaatatatatatttgactgcATTTAAAATACTATAACCCAGACATCGTAAACTACAGAACCTGTCAGGCAGCATTTCATCTCACGAGTTATGAAACCGAGTGACCCAAAGAGGAGAAGATGTACGCCTCCCTCACATGCACCAACTCACAGAATATGAGACGGTCATAAAAATGATGAATGCTTTTCAAAGTGTGGCGGCAGCGCCAAGTCTGAACACAGAATAAATGAACCTTGCTGAGATTAGAGTTTAAGATTTTAGTGAAgagtgtgcgtgcgcgcgtttACCCAGAAGAGTTGGCTGCTCCCAACAATACGAGATCAAAATATGGCAGCTGTTGTTATGGCTTGTTCTCCGTCAGGAGTCCAGTCTTGGCTGGTAGCTTTGGACACGGTATCCACAGCTGCCGAGTGAACCGATTCGTTTTGGGCGCGCTCCCCTCCCAGTGATGTGCGGCCTCGCAGGAGAGCGCCCCAAGTGCTTAAGAGACTCTTGAGCAGGAGCTCATTGTGGGACGGCGGCCTCTCCACGCCTCACCTCCCGCTACCAGACGTCTGGCACCTCGAACAGCGACGTTGTAGATGTAGCgcctggagggaggaaggaggggggcaTATGAACAGGGGCCGCCATGTGCAAGCTCTCCCAatggtatttttttaattaattttttatatAGACAATACATGTCTTACATTATGATTAATGCAATTAATTGCATTACGCAATTAgcaaataacattaaaaaaaaactgtttgttaCAGGAGAAAACAACTTGAAAgacatttaataaaagatatGATACCATCCACATACATTATAACACGCCACACAATGACTTCTAACATCAGGAAAAAACTAATTGCCACACTTTgactcgtttaaaaaaaaaacacacctttggacttctttttcttttgacctTTTCTCCCGTGGACTGCCGGGGCTTGTTGCCAGGTGACCGTCCCCTCGGCATCATTGCCTTCAGGACTTTCCTTCTCTTCCGCCTCATCGTCATCAGGAACTGGACTGGACCCCGTTGAATCTGATGCATCTCTGCAGGACACAGAAACCGCTGTGAGCCTCGATTCACAGCACATGGAACATTCACAGCGCCTCCAGCTAACTTACGCCGTCTTCAGCCATCCTTCTGAGGTCTTGCTCTCGATGGCCTCTGCATTCGCCTGTCCACTTTTGTCTAGGAAAAACAATGACAAGCTAAATTAGTCCTCTTTATACACCTTATGAGCTTTTACTTGGCGAGAAGGGATGCACTCCATGTAACACCAAGTAACTTTAAAACAAAGACCTATGGGggaggaaataataaaaaaggaccGGTGGGTTATAATTGACAAAGCAAAGGAACATttacagataaagaaaaaaatcacaacTGGAAGAAACTTGTTTTTGTAAAATACGATGATTTCAGGCTCAAATGACGACAGCTACAAAGTCAtccaaatgtacattttgtaaacGTCTCCAGCTATGTTTGTCACCCAGAGCACATTGAATCTCTAAAGCCGTCGGCTGTGTGGGAACACGCAGAGTACACACCATCCGTTTTCATCTTCTTGCTGCCTGCGCTATCCGGGTACGAGTAGTTACTCCAGCCGTCTGTGACCGGCGCATCTGCGGAACCCTGCTCTCCCTGAACGGGACTGATGCTGCGTTTCCGCAGACCCctagaataaaaaacaaacaagtcataCGTGCATACATGCAGAAGGTAAATACACAGATTGTTAGGTTTATAACGCAGCGCGGGTGTACCGGGGGTATCCAAAAGTAGCAGCAGAAGTAGCTGAGGCGTAGTGAGGCTTCCTCCAGCCGTCCTCCCCCCAAGATTTGGGCGTCTGGCCGAGCTTCTCCTTGTTCTGATGCTTGCCCTTGACGTACTCGGCATACGTCTGGATCCTGTAACTCTCTGCGTAGCGGCTGGTGTTCATCGCTGCGTGATGAGACCAAGACAATGACAGATTGGTTTGgggtgcgtgcgcgtgtgcacATCATTTATTCAACTGGGGTGTGAAACTCACCTATCTGTACCTGGTCCGTCTGACTCAGGGACACAAACGCCGACGTGTCGTCTAGCCAGGAAACCTGGATGTTTCCTGAGAGGGTGACAGAAGTGCAACGCGAGTGATGAACAATGGGTCGCACCGGTTCTCAAGCAGAATTGTCCTGCTGACATCACAGCTTACCAAAGGCACTGAAGAGCTGGTAGAGGTCACTCGTCTTCCACTCTTTGGGGAAGGTGACAAACAGGACGTGGTCTCTTTTAGGTTGCACTGtgggagcagaaggagcagcagcaggtgaggcGGCGATTCTCACTTAAGAGTTGAATAAAAAGATCGAAAGCTGAAGCTAACAAATGGTTTAAAGCCACCGCGAAATCGATAGCATGGCCTGTGACCGTTTGTGTTTTCATGCCTCTCGTGGTCAAAAATAGGACTCTGTGGTTTCTTGTAAACCAAGTTAAAGCCAAAAAACATGTTGATAAATGCACATAATTATTTCCAGATTTGCACATTTGTTCATCTTCTGCATTGTTTCTTTGCCACCAATCTGCCAACAGCAATGTGTGCACAACAGAAGGCAATGTTTTTATGACTTAATCATAAAAACATTGTTCCATGttgctactttaaaaaaaaaaaagcaacatatgCAAACATGTAGTCTAAAACAACTCTGGCTGTATACTGTACATTGCGCCGCTGTGCAACATTATACTCACAATCTGGTCCGGTGACATTGAGGTAGGGAATATCTATTATCCTCATCAGGAAAAGcctgaacaaacaaaaatatacatttaaaaaaaaaaaaggcattgtaTGCATTTTGTAAACAGATGTTGCAGTTCATGAAAGACGGCTGCAACTTCAAGTGCATCTCTTACTTGTTAAAGAACGGCTCAACTAGTTTGGAGTGAGGAGAGATGTACGCTTTGGGTGGAGTCAGGAAAGAGCCtgtaaaagaaagtaaaaaattacattttagacTTTCTTTTTATGCGTTTTAAAAGTAGGATCAGCGCGATCGTGTGCGTTACCCAGATAGTTGGCCATCGAGACGAAACAGAGGCCGGTGATGTAGGCATCGTACCCGGCCTCGTGGAGCTGTTGCTGGGCGGTGTCGTAACTGTGGAACCCCTCTGCCGTTTCTGACAGTGAACGGTACAAAAGATGTTGAGGAACTTTGAAGGTTTGAGAGCGGCTCAGCCAAAACGTTGCATGCAGTTACTGACCGACTTGTGGCGACTTGAAGGGACTCTCCTTCACCTGTTTCTCCAACTCTGCCAAAGACGTGTTAGTGATCAACTCCTGAGAcgcaaagcaaaaaaaaaaaaaagtctcttcaGTTTTAGATATTTCCACGATCTATTGAGACACAAGTCTTGACGACAATTTCGGAGCTACTCGGTTTCTCGGACCGGTGACGCAACCCGAGCAAAGATTCTACCGCTGCTTTTGGCGTCATCTCGTCTTTACCTTCTAAAATATCTCAAACAACAAGCAGTGCACCTGATATTCTACAGCACTGACGGAGATAATTTACCTTAAAAGGCAGTGTGGAAGCCATCAACTTTGTGTCCAGAAGTCTGCAGGAGAAAGACAATATTTAAACAGAATATCACAGAAAATCATCcgtgtaaacaaacacattttgcaaAGCAGAGGTTCTGTACCTTGGGAAGACACACATGGTGACCTCTTTAAAGTCTTGAAGATCCTGAAGAAAAGAGAATTGGCAcaaattattcattaatttctttGCAATAAATTGCAATTtcatgaagaaataaaacaaatgcaccAGATCTAGAGAATCCATCGGAAAGCGTTTACCTCTGGCAGAGGGCAGTAGAACTGGTGGATGGTGTGC is a genomic window containing:
- the LOC117745178 gene encoding RNA exonuclease 5-like isoform X1, producing MNSETEETITSVEMSAELSSAAETCNGRKRKRQAQAAHSPKRFNTMQEGEETPTRRHVARVSVQPDRLQQPITQSELTELLHYAALGAAGGVKQPSWCCLHHQKRVKAVNVVIVEGLTQSDFYQHYLAVQHLRTSYSTRVTFTPSPTNLASGIFGGEVPESDDPSLHQRPSGSSPVPNELRIHPIIAKFGTQKRGLTAYVLTQEEMIQNRYPVKGMPGFEEFVCTDGVDCVTDSSPLYGLDCEMCLTEKGYELTRVSLVDSDGKCLLDQLVKPPTRILNYLTKFSGITRKMLRPITTTLRDVQVKVVELLPSDAVLVGHSLDNDLAALKLIHQHVIDTSLLYRREFGRFKLKVLAESVLQKQIQTEEMTGHNPIEDAVAALELAQYFIKMGPRQVVELHLELWGCTIVDEPSEPEPEPEPEPSLRFADILQTLGRSVAFFGKRSDLPLDLSNQQWYNSDKEVVASFRRQTKCPFLSVVQISSLSDHLRRCPTPPEHQRAPAILRDTCVVFAGPFPGDFSERNVRRLFRCCGPVRKIKMLTTTVRVHAEVEFELLEGAVLALNVFNGLNIRGQSIKVQRPVYESTLDLDLTLEALQCDRLNTSRLYVTLSPSVAKGVSANGHEAYCRVNGTGAPQLTEEAIRETFGHFGSVERVVLSAQHAHIKFESSEARHAALSASEALLKDYVVCPSLTPAHLTSWDASGGEERTHAAYTSSQDQEMDLMLRKLDRRLSKLFGFLPEGTLSVVVLLGSTSADGHLPGLCLMEVKQGEEND
- the parn gene encoding poly(A)-specific ribonuclease PARN, which translates into the protein MEVTRRNFKESLNAVYSALEEADFLAIDGEFSGISDGPNVSALTNGLDTPEERYSKLKKHSMDFLLFQFGICTFKYDQTKSKYITKPFNFYVFPKPFNRTSPDLKFICQSSSIDFLASQGFDFNKVFCQGIPYLNQEEEVQLREQSEERRHQHANGVGTPSFISPSSKGPAHVPEEHKDFINRVIGKVDALLTNSEKSLDLDPCTGFQRKLIYQTLNWKFPKGIHVETVETEKKERYIQVIKVDDEERKRREQQKREREQEELNDAVGFSRVIHAISKSGKLVVGHNMLLDVMHTIHQFYCPLPEDLQDFKEVTMCVFPRLLDTKLMASTLPFKELITNTSLAELEKQVKESPFKSPQVETAEGFHSYDTAQQQLHEAGYDAYITGLCFVSMANYLGSFLTPPKAYISPHSKLVEPFFNKLFLMRIIDIPYLNVTGPDLQPKRDHVLFVTFPKEWKTSDLYQLFSAFGNIQVSWLDDTSAFVSLSQTDQVQIAMNTSRYAESYRIQTYAEYVKGKHQNKEKLGQTPKSWGEDGWRKPHYASATSAATFGYPRGLRKRSISPVQGEQGSADAPVTDGWSNYSYPDSAGSKKMKTDDKSGQANAEAIESKTSEGWLKTADASDSTGSSPVPDDDEAEEKESPEGNDAEGTVTWQQAPAVHGRKGQKKKKSKGATSTTSLFEVPDVW
- the LOC117745178 gene encoding RNA exonuclease 5-like isoform X2; the encoded protein is MNSETEETITSEMSAELSSAAETCNGRKRKRQAQAAHSPKRFNTMQEGEETPTRRHVARVSVQPDRLQQPITQSELTELLHYAALGAAGGVKQPSWCCLHHQKRVKAVNVVIVEGLTQSDFYQHYLAVQHLRTSYSTRVTFTPSPTNLASGIFGGEVPESDDPSLHQRPSGSSPVPNELRIHPIIAKFGTQKRGLTAYVLTQEEMIQNRYPVKGMPGFEEFVCTDGVDCVTDSSPLYGLDCEMCLTEKGYELTRVSLVDSDGKCLLDQLVKPPTRILNYLTKFSGITRKMLRPITTTLRDVQVKVVELLPSDAVLVGHSLDNDLAALKLIHQHVIDTSLLYRREFGRFKLKVLAESVLQKQIQTEEMTGHNPIEDAVAALELAQYFIKMGPRQVVELHLELWGCTIVDEPSEPEPEPEPEPSLRFADILQTLGRSVAFFGKRSDLPLDLSNQQWYNSDKEVVASFRRQTKCPFLSVVQISSLSDHLRRCPTPPEHQRAPAILRDTCVVFAGPFPGDFSERNVRRLFRCCGPVRKIKMLTTTVRVHAEVEFELLEGAVLALNVFNGLNIRGQSIKVQRPVYESTLDLDLTLEALQCDRLNTSRLYVTLSPSVAKGVSANGHEAYCRVNGTGAPQLTEEAIRETFGHFGSVERVVLSAQHAHIKFESSEARHAALSASEALLKDYVVCPSLTPAHLTSWDASGGEERTHAAYTSSQDQEMDLMLRKLDRRLSKLFGFLPEGTLSVVVLLGSTSADGHLPGLCLMEVKQGEEND